The Gemmatimonadaceae bacterium genome contains a region encoding:
- a CDS encoding BamA/TamA family outer membrane protein, whose amino-acid sequence MRNRWMLAGVPLLAMMVSGGRVAWGQQDPPGRAGAQPPQAPDERVLPREVADELLAIWNAPATLRVDGPYTIEAGRDVAGDVGVIGGELVVAGHVGGRVVAVNADVRLTSGARVDGEILVVGGRVTGRDVATVGGQIRTYRARLEYAREGDRITPRRGDEEPPRPWWRRNERWRDRGWGDLRLVSARTYNRVEGLPVFLGPAFGRDFGWGRLSVDMLGVWRSAEGFEWKPENIGHSAKTEVKLGERRGVRLGGRLFDLVEPVETWHLSDEEVGLASFLLHRDFRDYYDRHGGSVYASLFRGRALDATVSYSDQRWGARRTRDPWTLFRDEQPWRENPVLDEGNFHLVNATLRYDTRNDDRNPWTGWYILADYEYGTGEISRYGIAYPSTRQENVDGLTTYDRLFLDVRRYNRIAPDASLNLRLVAGGWLSGDDLPLQRRFSVGGPGTLPGYDFRRVSSTPDVWQCSGPVALDASVPLGAPALCERFAMAQAEFRGDLHFDFFGILDEERDRRRAGWGRGTQWVLFADAGRGWMVGEPDNGLTYRKGALPRLGTFKTDVGIGIVLDDVGIYAAKSLSDRDAPVNVFVRIKPRF is encoded by the coding sequence ATGCGAAACCGATGGATGCTGGCGGGGGTGCCACTCCTGGCAATGATGGTGTCGGGCGGGCGCGTCGCGTGGGGGCAGCAGGATCCTCCCGGGCGAGCGGGAGCGCAGCCCCCGCAGGCGCCTGACGAGCGCGTCCTTCCCCGCGAGGTGGCCGACGAGCTGCTGGCCATCTGGAATGCACCGGCCACGCTGCGCGTCGACGGGCCCTACACGATCGAAGCAGGGCGCGACGTGGCGGGCGACGTGGGGGTGATTGGCGGCGAGCTGGTCGTTGCCGGGCACGTCGGCGGGCGCGTCGTGGCGGTGAACGCCGACGTGCGCCTGACGAGTGGCGCGCGCGTGGATGGCGAGATCCTCGTGGTCGGCGGGCGCGTCACGGGGCGTGACGTGGCAACGGTGGGCGGCCAGATTCGCACCTATCGCGCGCGCCTCGAGTACGCGCGCGAGGGCGATCGCATCACGCCGCGCCGTGGCGACGAGGAACCGCCGCGCCCGTGGTGGCGCCGCAACGAGCGCTGGCGCGATCGCGGGTGGGGCGACCTGCGGCTCGTGTCGGCGCGCACGTACAATCGCGTCGAGGGGTTGCCCGTCTTTCTTGGCCCAGCGTTCGGGCGCGACTTCGGGTGGGGGCGGCTCTCGGTCGACATGCTTGGCGTATGGCGCAGCGCCGAGGGCTTCGAGTGGAAGCCGGAGAACATCGGTCACTCGGCCAAGACCGAGGTCAAGCTCGGCGAGCGGCGCGGCGTGCGGTTAGGCGGGCGCCTCTTTGACCTCGTCGAACCGGTGGAAACGTGGCACCTCTCCGACGAGGAGGTGGGGCTCGCGTCGTTCCTCCTTCATCGTGACTTCCGCGACTACTACGACCGGCATGGCGGGAGCGTGTACGCCTCGCTGTTCCGCGGCAGGGCGCTCGACGCCACGGTGTCGTACTCCGACCAGCGGTGGGGCGCGCGGCGCACGCGCGACCCGTGGACGCTCTTTCGCGACGAGCAGCCGTGGCGCGAGAACCCGGTGCTGGACGAGGGGAACTTCCACCTGGTCAACGCCACGTTGCGCTACGACACTCGCAACGACGATCGAAACCCGTGGACGGGTTGGTACATCCTGGCCGACTACGAGTACGGCACGGGTGAGATCTCCCGCTACGGGATCGCCTACCCGTCCACGCGCCAGGAGAACGTGGACGGGCTCACGACGTACGACCGCCTCTTCCTGGATGTCCGGCGGTACAACCGCATTGCCCCCGACGCCTCGCTCAACCTGCGGCTTGTAGCTGGCGGGTGGCTGTCGGGCGACGACCTTCCGCTGCAGCGTCGCTTCAGCGTGGGCGGCCCGGGGACGCTTCCCGGCTACGACTTCCGTCGCGTCTCGTCGACCCCCGACGTGTGGCAGTGCTCGGGGCCGGTGGCGCTCGACGCCTCGGTCCCGTTAGGCGCGCCGGCCTTGTGCGAGCGCTTCGCGATGGCGCAGGCCGAGTTCAGGGGCGACCTCCACTTCGACTTCTTCGGGATCCTGGACGAGGAGCGGGACAGGCGGCGGGCGGGGTGGGGGCGCGGGACGCAGTGGGTGCTCTTTGCCGACGCCGGCCGCGGCTGGATGGTGGGCGAGCCGGACAACGGGCTTACCTACCGCAAGGGCGCGCTGCCGCGGCTGGGGACGTTCAAGACCGACGTCGGGATCGGGATCGTCCTCGACGACGTGGGGATCTATGCGGCCAAGTCGCTGTCAGATCGCGACGCGCCGGTGAATGTGTTCGTTCGCATCAAGCCGAGATTCTAG
- a CDS encoding HNH endonuclease, with the protein MIVGCLALNASFEPLTMVPLKRALRLVIDGKAEIVEADDGRLVRSERLAVPRPVVIRLTKFIHVPRKFRRQVTNTFLFARDGYKCQYCGRTGIDLKPREALTRDHLIPLSRGGSNEWTNVVTACSSCNTRKSNRLPSEIGMYPLHVPVEPHFVHLSWAVRRLTPIQARYIRFFYGEATLHQLEELEARTQHKVPAPQKSHGHGHGHGHGHGHGHGHGHGHGPTHAHGPSHALDG; encoded by the coding sequence GTGATTGTCGGTTGTCTCGCACTCAACGCCTCGTTCGAGCCGCTCACCATGGTTCCACTGAAGCGGGCGCTCCGTCTCGTGATCGACGGCAAGGCCGAGATCGTGGAGGCGGACGACGGGCGACTGGTGCGCTCCGAGCGCCTGGCGGTCCCGCGCCCGGTGGTGATTCGGCTGACCAAGTTCATCCACGTTCCGCGCAAGTTCCGCCGGCAGGTGACCAACACCTTCCTCTTTGCGCGCGACGGCTACAAGTGCCAGTACTGCGGGCGCACGGGGATCGACCTCAAGCCGCGCGAGGCGCTCACGCGCGACCACCTCATCCCGCTCTCCCGCGGTGGCTCCAACGAGTGGACCAACGTCGTGACGGCGTGCTCGTCGTGCAACACGCGCAAGTCCAACCGTCTCCCCAGCGAGATCGGGATGTACCCGTTGCACGTGCCGGTGGAGCCGCACTTCGTGCACCTGAGCTGGGCGGTGCGCCGCCTCACGCCGATCCAGGCGCGCTACATCCGCTTCTTCTACGGCGAAGCGACGCTGCACCAGTTGGAGGAACTCGAGGCGCGCACGCAGCACAAGGTGCCGGCGCCGCAGAAGTCGCACGGCCATGGGCATGGCCACGGGCACGGTCATGGTCATGGTCATGGTCATGGTCATGGTCATGGACCGACGCATGCCCACGGCCCCTCGCACGCACTTGATGGTTAG
- a CDS encoding branched-chain amino acid transaminase — translation MADASSGRTDKIWRDGELVNWEDATLHVMSHVVHYGSSVFEGIRCYDTPNGGAVFRLREHMRRLLDSAQIYRMPLRYTADELVQAVVDTVAANELRECYLRPLVVRTGQQMGFYPVGVPVECFIIAYKWPTYLGAEALEKGVDVCVSSWRRAAPDTFPTLAKAGGNYLNSQLSKLEAKQNQYSEGIMLDAFGYVAEGSGENLFLVRDGVLYTAGVSNGILQGITRDTIITLARDFGYEVREQQIPREMLYIADEMFFTGTAAELTPIRSVDQVPVGEGKPGEITRKLQAEFLGIAKGRLADRYDWLTPVPAGALSR, via the coding sequence ATGGCGGACGCCTCCTCCGGGCGCACCGACAAGATCTGGCGTGACGGCGAGCTGGTGAACTGGGAAGACGCCACGCTCCACGTCATGTCACACGTGGTGCACTATGGGTCGTCCGTCTTCGAGGGGATCCGCTGTTACGACACGCCCAACGGCGGCGCGGTCTTCCGCCTCCGGGAGCACATGCGGCGCCTGCTCGACTCGGCGCAGATCTACCGCATGCCGCTGCGTTACACCGCCGACGAATTGGTGCAAGCGGTCGTCGATACGGTGGCGGCCAACGAGCTGCGCGAGTGCTACCTGCGCCCCCTCGTGGTGCGCACCGGGCAGCAGATGGGGTTCTACCCCGTCGGCGTCCCCGTCGAGTGCTTCATCATCGCCTACAAGTGGCCCACGTACCTGGGGGCCGAGGCGCTGGAGAAGGGGGTCGACGTCTGCGTGTCGTCGTGGCGGCGAGCCGCCCCCGACACCTTTCCCACGCTGGCCAAGGCCGGCGGCAACTACCTGAACTCACAGCTCTCCAAGCTGGAAGCCAAGCAGAACCAATACAGCGAAGGGATCATGCTCGACGCCTTCGGCTACGTGGCCGAGGGAAGCGGGGAGAACCTGTTCCTGGTGCGTGACGGTGTGCTCTACACCGCCGGCGTGTCCAACGGAATCCTGCAGGGAATCACCCGCGACACGATCATCACGCTCGCCCGCGACTTCGGCTACGAAGTGCGCGAGCAGCAGATCCCGCGCGAGATGCTCTATATCGCGGACGAGATGTTCTTCACCGGCACCGCCGCCGAACTCACCCCGATCCGGTCGGTCGACCAGGTCCCGGTGGGCGAGGGGAAGCCGGGCGAGATCACGCGGAAGCTCCAGGCCGAGTTCCTCGGGATCGCGAAGGGACGCCTTGCCGACCGCTATGACTGGCTGACGCCAGTCCCGGCGGGCGCGCTGAGCCGGTAA
- a CDS encoding amidohydrolase family protein, whose protein sequence is MKTYTARWIVPIAAPPIANGAVTVERGRIAYVGSREGAPGGAVVDLGDAVLLPGLVNVHSHLELTAMRGFLEELPFRRWVLRLTKARAAVLSPDLLLASAKAGIAEGFLSGVTTYADTCESGVVLQALVEMGARGIMYQEVFGPDPAQCDAAMAALQGTLERLRDAATPRVRLGISPHAPYTVSDALFAACARLAASDGWPVAVHLAESDAESRLVRDGSGMFGDALRARGIAVAPRADSPVFLLDRLGVLAQRPLLIHCVRATAPDIARIARHDCAVAHCPVSNAKLGHGIAPLVAFVEAGVRLGLGTDSVAANNRLDLLDEARTALLMQRAATHRFDALSAAHLLEMATLGGANALGIAHEVGSLEVGKRADLAAFSLGSPRTTPSYAPEDALVWAAAGREALLVVVDGEERVRDGRLVSPPTEALAALHDVGKSLAAWQRAHDASTRGEGGAG, encoded by the coding sequence ATGAAGACCTACACCGCACGCTGGATCGTTCCCATCGCCGCTCCCCCGATCGCCAACGGCGCGGTTACCGTCGAGCGGGGGCGCATTGCATACGTGGGATCGCGCGAGGGTGCGCCGGGCGGGGCCGTCGTCGACCTGGGTGATGCCGTCCTCCTCCCCGGGCTCGTCAACGTGCACTCGCACCTCGAGCTTACCGCGATGCGCGGCTTCCTCGAGGAGCTTCCCTTCCGGCGCTGGGTGTTGCGCCTGACGAAGGCGCGCGCGGCCGTCCTGTCGCCCGATCTCCTCCTCGCCTCCGCCAAGGCGGGGATTGCCGAAGGGTTCCTGAGCGGCGTCACCACCTACGCCGACACCTGCGAGTCGGGGGTCGTGCTGCAGGCGCTGGTGGAGATGGGGGCGCGCGGCATCATGTACCAGGAGGTCTTTGGCCCCGATCCCGCGCAGTGCGACGCCGCGATGGCTGCCCTGCAGGGCACACTCGAGCGCCTGCGCGACGCCGCGACGCCACGCGTGCGACTGGGTATCTCCCCGCATGCGCCGTACACCGTGAGCGATGCGCTCTTTGCCGCGTGCGCGCGCCTCGCGGCGAGCGACGGATGGCCTGTCGCCGTGCACCTGGCGGAGAGCGATGCGGAATCGAGGCTGGTGCGCGACGGAAGCGGGATGTTCGGCGACGCGCTGCGCGCGCGTGGCATCGCGGTGGCGCCGCGCGCCGACTCCCCCGTCTTCCTCCTCGATCGACTGGGGGTGCTGGCGCAGCGGCCACTCCTCATCCACTGCGTGCGCGCCACCGCGCCCGACATTGCCCGAATTGCGCGACACGACTGCGCCGTGGCGCACTGTCCCGTCTCCAACGCCAAGCTCGGACACGGCATTGCCCCGCTCGTCGCGTTCGTCGAGGCCGGGGTGCGCCTCGGGCTGGGGACCGACTCCGTAGCGGCGAACAATCGCCTCGATCTCCTGGACGAGGCGCGCACCGCGCTCCTGATGCAGCGCGCCGCCACGCACCGCTTCGATGCGTTGAGCGCGGCGCACCTCCTCGAGATGGCAACGCTGGGCGGGGCGAACGCGCTGGGAATTGCCCACGAGGTGGGATCGCTGGAGGTGGGGAAGCGCGCCGACCTCGCCGCCTTCTCGTTAGGGTCGCCGCGCACCACCCCCTCCTATGCGCCCGAGGATGCCCTCGTCTGGGCCGCGGCGGGGCGCGAGGCGTTGCTCGTCGTGGTCGATGGCGAGGAGCGCGTCCGCGACGGGCGACTCGTCTCGCCGCCCACCGAGGCACTCGCCGCCCTGCACGACGTGGGCAAGTCGCTGGCGGCGTGGCAGCGCGCGCATGACGCGTCGACGCGCGGTGAGGGCGGCGCAGGGTAG
- a CDS encoding PBP1A family penicillin-binding protein produces MLTLGITFGAAVGLGGAYGMWSLICRGNRCPSIAVLESYQPKQTSKLYAIDGRFVAELGLERRTLVRITDIPQVVKDAFVITEDKRFYSHSGIDWLRVPGSVLSNLRAGYFKEGFSTITMQLARNIFPEHLSREKSVIRKVKEARVARDIEARYPKDKILELYLNQINLGSGAYGVETASQRYFGKHVRDLNLAEAATLAAMPKAPGRYNPRRFPERAVQRRNTIIELMRRSDAVTDGDASLAKAYPLQLARRVESGDVAPYFVEWVRQQLEKKFGARLYDEGLKVYTSLDLDIQTAADRALENQLRVIEGGKYGKWNHQTYEQYQARGGGSGEAATSESPYIQGAVVVIEPRTGAVRAMIGGRDFDDSKFNRATQALRQPGSTFKPIVYAAAVQAGRTPATRVDDSPISVPQVDGTEWTPQNYDMKFEGTMSMRRGLAQSRNLVAIRTGMEIGEQAVINEAKRFGINTPIPPYPSIFIGSADVYPLELIASYGTFANLGSRVQPNAILRVENQQGQVIWEPKPARTQVLAPGEAWLMVSMMKDVVLRGTAAGSVWGAGFHVPSAGKTGTTNDGADVWYVGYTADLVAGVWMGFDKPQKIMANAQGGRLAAPAYTQLMLEVYRRKPSPPDWPRPESVIMKEACGANGTYAEYFLAGTESDDGCGGAEGDIFHIPADTTDKQANAARRLPPGAPAPNARARADTANPFRIPDAR; encoded by the coding sequence GCTCACCCTCGGGATCACGTTCGGCGCGGCGGTGGGACTGGGCGGGGCCTACGGGATGTGGTCGCTCATTTGCCGCGGGAACCGCTGCCCATCGATCGCGGTCCTCGAGAGCTATCAGCCCAAGCAGACGTCCAAGCTCTACGCCATCGACGGGCGCTTCGTGGCCGAACTCGGGCTCGAGCGCCGCACGCTGGTCCGCATCACCGATATTCCGCAGGTGGTCAAGGACGCCTTCGTGATCACCGAGGACAAGCGCTTCTACTCGCACTCGGGGATCGACTGGTTGCGCGTGCCCGGCTCGGTGCTGAGCAACCTGCGCGCCGGCTACTTCAAGGAGGGCTTCTCGACCATCACGATGCAGCTGGCGAGGAACATCTTTCCCGAGCACCTGTCGCGCGAGAAGTCGGTCATTCGCAAGGTCAAGGAAGCGCGCGTGGCCCGTGACATCGAGGCGCGCTACCCCAAGGACAAGATCCTCGAGCTGTACCTCAACCAGATCAACCTCGGGAGCGGGGCATACGGCGTCGAGACGGCGTCGCAGCGTTACTTCGGCAAGCACGTCCGCGACCTCAACCTGGCCGAGGCGGCCACGCTGGCCGCGATGCCCAAGGCGCCGGGGCGCTACAACCCGCGCCGATTCCCCGAGCGCGCGGTGCAGCGCCGCAACACGATCATCGAGCTGATGCGCCGCAGCGACGCCGTCACCGATGGCGATGCCTCGCTGGCCAAGGCGTACCCGTTGCAGCTGGCGAGACGCGTGGAGTCGGGCGACGTCGCCCCGTACTTCGTGGAGTGGGTGCGCCAGCAACTGGAGAAGAAGTTCGGCGCGCGACTCTACGACGAGGGGCTCAAGGTCTACACCTCGCTCGACCTCGACATCCAGACCGCCGCCGATCGCGCCCTCGAAAACCAGCTCCGCGTCATCGAGGGCGGGAAGTACGGGAAGTGGAATCACCAGACGTACGAGCAGTACCAGGCCAGGGGAGGCGGCAGCGGCGAAGCGGCGACCAGCGAGTCGCCCTACATCCAGGGTGCAGTGGTCGTGATCGAGCCGCGCACCGGGGCGGTGCGGGCCATGATCGGCGGCCGCGACTTCGACGACTCCAAGTTCAACCGCGCCACGCAGGCGCTGCGGCAGCCCGGCTCCACCTTCAAGCCCATCGTGTACGCCGCGGCGGTGCAGGCCGGCCGCACCCCCGCCACTCGCGTCGACGACTCGCCCATCTCGGTCCCGCAGGTCGACGGCACCGAGTGGACCCCGCAGAACTACGACATGAAGTTCGAGGGGACGATGTCGATGCGGCGCGGCCTCGCCCAGTCGCGCAACCTCGTCGCCATTCGCACGGGGATGGAAATCGGCGAGCAGGCCGTCATCAACGAGGCCAAGCGCTTCGGCATCAACACCCCCATCCCGCCCTACCCGTCGATCTTCATCGGCTCGGCCGACGTCTATCCGCTCGAGCTCATCGCCAGCTACGGCACGTTTGCCAACCTCGGCTCCCGCGTGCAGCCTAACGCGATCCTGCGTGTCGAGAACCAGCAGGGACAGGTGATCTGGGAGCCCAAGCCGGCGCGCACGCAGGTGCTGGCCCCGGGTGAGGCGTGGCTGATGGTGAGCATGATGAAGGACGTGGTGCTGCGCGGCACGGCGGCGGGGAGCGTGTGGGGGGCCGGCTTCCACGTTCCCTCGGCCGGGAAGACCGGAACGACGAACGACGGCGCCGATGTCTGGTACGTGGGATACACGGCCGACCTCGTGGCCGGCGTCTGGATGGGCTTCGACAAGCCGCAGAAGATCATGGCCAACGCGCAGGGCGGGCGACTGGCCGCGCCGGCCTACACGCAGCTCATGCTCGAGGTCTATCGCCGCAAGCCGTCGCCGCCGGACTGGCCGCGCCCCGAGTCGGTGATCATGAAGGAAGCGTGCGGCGCCAACGGGACGTATGCCGAGTACTTCCTGGCCGGCACGGAGAGCGACGATGGGTGCGGGGGCGCGGAAGGCGACATCTTCCACATCCCCGCCGATACCACCGACAAACAGGCGAATGCCGCCCGTCGCCTGCCGCCGGGTGCACCGGCGCCGAACGCGCGCGCCCGCGCCGACACCGCCAATCCCTTCAGGATCCCGGACGCGCGATGA